The Chanodichthys erythropterus isolate Z2021 chromosome 12, ASM2448905v1, whole genome shotgun sequence genome contains a region encoding:
- the LOC137032217 gene encoding gamma-glutamylaminecyclotransferase C-like gives MKVFVLLSVIVSVFPAVHMTLIFVYGTLKSDQPNYFRMRDAANGQAEFVAHARTVKRYPLVIATEENIPFLLNVPGSGQRIKGEIYRVDKKMLDFLDEFEECPKLYQRTTVQLEVQDGLGEAGNTLKSGSIVEASVYSKTTDDPEWLQKPTYESYVTYGDHGLHYVCLEDICSK, from the exons ATGAAAGTGTTCGTTTTATTGTCG GTCATTGTTAGTGTTTTTCCCGCGGTGCACATGACTCTAATCTTCGTGTATGGGACGCTGAAGAGTGACCAGCCCAACTACTTCAGGATGAGGGACGCAGCCAACGGTCAGGCCGAGTTTGTGGCTCACGCTCGCACAGTGAAGCGATACCCGCTCGTGATCGCCACTGAAGAAAACATCCCCTTCCTGCTCAACGTCCCTGGGTCAGGTCAGCGCATCAAGGGTGAGATCTATCGCGTGGACAAGAAGATGCTGGACTTCCTGGATGAGTTTGAAGAATGTCCAAAGTTGTACCAGCGCACAACTGTCCAGCTGGAGGTGCAGGACGGGCTTGGTGAAGCCGGAAACACGCTGAAGTCTGGAAGTATCGTCGAGGCCTCTGTGTACAGCAAGACTACAGATGATCCCGAGTGGCTCCAAAAACCAACATATGAAAGTTATGTAACTTACGGTGATCACGGGCTGCACTATGTGTGTCTTGAAGATATATGCTCCAAGTAA
- the LOC137032220 gene encoding gamma-glutamylaminecyclotransferase C-like isoform X1, whose amino-acid sequence MKTVCHVFHPQVIVSVFPAVHMDQVFVYGTLKRGQPNYFRMMDADNGRAEFVAHARTVERYPLVIATKYNIPFLLNVPGTGQRIQGEIYSVDKKMLDFLDWLENCPEKYQRTTVQLEVQDGLGEGENTPKSGSIVEAFMYSTTSYEPEWLQKTTYESYDAYGDHGLHFVCREDRSPE is encoded by the exons ATGAAGACAG TGTGTCATGTGTTTCACCCACAGGTCATTGTTAGTGTCTTTCCCGCAGTGCACATGGATCAAGTCTTCGTGTACGGGACGCTAAAGAGAGGCCAGCCCAACTACTTCAGGATGATGGACGCTGACAACGGTCGGGCCGAGTTTGTGGCTCACGCTCGCACAGTGGAGCGATACCCGCTCGTGATCGCAACCAAATACAACATCCCCTTCCTGCTCAACGTCCCTGGGACGGGTCAGCGCATCCAGGGCGAGATCTACAGCGTGGACAAGAAGATGCTGGACTTCCTGGACTggttagaaaattgtccagagAAGTACCAGCGCACAACTGTCCAGCTGGAGGTGCAGGACGGGCTCGGTGAAGGGGAAAACACGCCGAAGTCTGGAAGTATCGTCGAGGCCTTTATGTACAGCACAACCTCATATGAACCAGAGTGGCTCCAAAAAACAACATATGAGAGTTATGATGCTTACGGTGATCACGGGCTGCACTTTGTGTGTCGTGAAGACAGAAGCCCAGAGTAA
- the LOC137032220 gene encoding gamma-glutamylaminecyclotransferase C-like isoform X2, which produces MKGFSLLSVIVSVFPAVHMDQVFVYGTLKRGQPNYFRMMDADNGRAEFVAHARTVERYPLVIATKYNIPFLLNVPGTGQRIQGEIYSVDKKMLDFLDWLENCPEKYQRTTVQLEVQDGLGEGENTPKSGSIVEAFMYSTTSYEPEWLQKTTYESYDAYGDHGLHFVCREDRSPE; this is translated from the exons ATGAAAGGATTCAGTTTATTGTCG GTCATTGTTAGTGTCTTTCCCGCAGTGCACATGGATCAAGTCTTCGTGTACGGGACGCTAAAGAGAGGCCAGCCCAACTACTTCAGGATGATGGACGCTGACAACGGTCGGGCCGAGTTTGTGGCTCACGCTCGCACAGTGGAGCGATACCCGCTCGTGATCGCAACCAAATACAACATCCCCTTCCTGCTCAACGTCCCTGGGACGGGTCAGCGCATCCAGGGCGAGATCTACAGCGTGGACAAGAAGATGCTGGACTTCCTGGACTggttagaaaattgtccagagAAGTACCAGCGCACAACTGTCCAGCTGGAGGTGCAGGACGGGCTCGGTGAAGGGGAAAACACGCCGAAGTCTGGAAGTATCGTCGAGGCCTTTATGTACAGCACAACCTCATATGAACCAGAGTGGCTCCAAAAAACAACATATGAGAGTTATGATGCTTACGGTGATCACGGGCTGCACTTTGTGTGTCGTGAAGACAGAAGCCCAGAGTAA